Below is a genomic region from Mustela lutreola isolate mMusLut2 chromosome 1, mMusLut2.pri, whole genome shotgun sequence.
AGTTCTCAGCTCCCACTTCACTGCCCATCACTCCTGAGAGCATATTCTCCCTTCCAGACCTCTTTCCTTAGTAAACGAAGTGATTGTTTCTCTTTACAGATATTCCAGGCTTTCACCTTTCAAAGTGACGCTCACCTTGTGctttcagaataaaaatggaaacatactTTATCGGTGAGCATGTTTCGGTGCAGTGAAAGGATATTATCTGCAAGAACACATAAAGTGACGATATAGACACTCATGCCTATTTTTTCCATAAGGAAAGGGATAAGGATAAAGATAAGAATCTGTGTAAGTTGAGAACAAGGATCAGAACTCTACTGGGTGGCCAGTGCCTCCCTGACTTACTCTGCATATTTGCTTAAtagtttaattttatctttttaaagggtTTGGTGTTGAGAACACCACCAAGGAGGAAGGAGAGTAAATGACAATATTTCTCACTTGTTACTCAAATGAGAGTCATACCCACACAGGAAAGGCAGGGACTCTAGCTGGGACTCTAGCCAGCACAGCAGGTAGAGTTTTCTCATGGAGACATCCAACCAGCAGGGAAAGAAAATATCTATTAGGACATTCAGAGTCCGATATAAAAGTGATACCATAGTTCAGTGATCCAATATGAAGAGATCTTCTGTATTTAGCATCAAAGCCCAGGCTCTTTGttgttcaacaaatacttaaCGAGTGTCTCCTCTGTGCTAGGCACTCACTCTACCAAGCACCGGGAAAACCATGATAGACCAGACAGATTTGGAGGCAGCCCTTGAGAGTTTCATGTATATATCTTACCTACCTTGCCTATTTTTGCACTGTCCTATCTAGGAAGAGACTTGTTTTAACCGTCCTTTTAATTACACGCCAAAGCCTTACACTGTGTATTAACAATTCAACAAATTAATATAAACTCTACAAAAGGGATGAAAACACGACACACACATCCAAGAAAAGTGCTTTGCAAAGTTATAGATTGAAAATTATTCCCAGAAACATATTTCAAACTGTGGATTTACTTCTTAAGGGCCTTGGTTTTTCTAGAGATAGCCTCAAAAATACAGTTAGGTTTAGAGTGACTTACCCAATTCTTAAGGTGTTTGTTTGAAATCACATATGGGGTTGTTTATAAATCCAGTTAATTAGATTTGCACATTATACCTACagcgtttttgtttgtttgtttgtttgtttgttttgttttttggtagttTTAAGTGCAGTTTGTGACTGCAAAAAGTTTGACAACCTGGGGCACGTTCTAAGGAGTTCTTCAGAGGTGATTTTACCCAGATAAATCAGAAAACAGACTATATTCAAAAGCACAGATTTCACATCTTTCCCCAAGTGTTTGCAGTACACTTGAATTCCGACCTgatatttcttcaaagacttTATAAAGTTCTTCAGGTAGTTCCACCAGTCAGTCACAAataaatttttccttattttagttTCCTCACTTCAGAAATAACAACGATTTTTTTCCTCACAGATTGTTCCGAGGAGCAAATGAGCAAACATAGTGTTTGATGCTTTGAAACTTAAGAAGCATGATGCAAATATAATCTATCATTTTCTACTCCATAATCTTTTTTATAATAGATTAATTCCATGAGGACAGAGActctatcttattattttttgcatACTCAGTACCAGTGCCAATATTAGATGTGTTCAAAGTGATTAAACCAGTCTCTaacattctcattttcttctttagattttgtgatagaaaataaaatattatcttatcatttaaaacaaaatattccaaTACTGAAATTTACAGCCTATCAGGTGGTATGTTCTGAATCTATCTCCATCTGTCCACAGGCACCTCTCTATGTGGTAAATTCCAGTAATCACAAAGGAGATTGATCAAGAGACCTGAGGTGGATGACGACTGGGGGCAAGAAAGGCGGAGAAAGGAAGTCTGTGCAAAATAGGAACCAATGGTGACATGCTCAgagattaaaacacacacatatacacacagagaaatgATAATAGGCTTCTAAAAGCTTTTGCTGTTGATGAATACTTCTGTAATAGTATGTTGTTGATGACTCTGATTCAGCTACCTAGTACACTAAAATCTTTGGGagtgttattttttttgttgCGATTTATTATGTTTTTCCAATAATAGCCATAGTTCCCCACTCCAAACAAACTGCAGTGGTGGTTCTGAACACTTTTCAACTGTTTCcataacaaaacacatttttccaTGGCAACCAAGAGTaggaacacacatacacaactgaAATAGGGATTGCACATGACAACATTTACTCTCACTCTACGGGTGATGTAGTTGGAATGGTTGTGTTTTATTTCATATCTTTCTGATTGTGGTAGAGATGCACTAAATCAATCCATGCCTCAATAATGTGCTGCGACCCACGTTTTCAAAAGGCTGCCTTAGAATTTTCTTTGTGAAAGTATTTATGTATATCCTCTCTATATAGTTGCAGTTAGATTATCCTAAAATTCTGGACCTTTTTCctgtataatttgttttttaattgatatgATTTGTTACAGGATTCATACTTTAAGTATACCTAAGGAAGTTTACTACTTTTGATGAGGAAACATGACATTTTCAAGAAGCAGAAAGTGGTAAGGGTTTTTTCACCAGCTTCTTAGACTGGTCCTTGTGCTTAAAACAAACTGAGAAGTTGAGGATAATTAGGTTTTATTCAGGAATTTCACTACGGTTTCAagaatatttctgaaaatgtcatttgtttttgtaaaattaaaCACCTAATAGAATAAAAACCTTGAAATATATACATTAGGGAATTGCATGGGTTAAAGTACACTGCCTATCACTCcacattttagtatttttcccatatttatttatcatcattattttttagagagagaccgagagcgtgtgcgtgtgtgtgtggtggggagaggtagggaagggaggaagagaagcttaagcaggctccacgcccagggtgaagcccaacatgggactctacctcaggaccctgagatcatgagctgagctgaaatcaagatttggacgctaaaccaactgagtgacccagtattcttcaagtatttatttatttttattagagggCTTTTATATTGACAatagttcacacacacacacacacacacacacacacacacacaaaattccaAGAATCTGGCATTCTTAGTATTTCAAAACTTGTGGAAAACTTTGTAGGGCAGATGATGTGGTAAATGTATTAGAATTTGATCAAACTTTACACACAAAACACTTATTTTTAGGCACGAATACACATACAACAAACATTAGAGATATAAACATTAGAGAATTAGAGGGACCACCCAGTGGAATCCCTAACTTACCCAGATTATTACTTACAGAACTAAAATTcagccactctctctctcaaccatATCTAAATTCTGAATTCTCGGAAGCAGCCTGAAGTTATGTTATCTGACATCAAATAGAATAGCCTTCAGATAAATGTACCACAAAAGCAGGAAGCCACAAATCCCTTCTGAACGTGACTACAGTGACTTTCGTAAATCTAagtaaaaattccaaattttcttaaggaatttaacaacaacaaaaacttaaaaattctatAGATAGTACAGATTCTTTGGTCGGTATTTCAAGATTAAGGATAAACCAGTCCATTGGCAGTAACTACTTAATACAAAATTAATCTCTcaaatttgttttataaacaattttttttaataaatcttgctcAAAGTCCTTGCATATAGATGTGTAGGAGCACACACAAATAAACACAGTGACatttagaaacacacacacaggatgaaCAAGAGACACTATCTTTTACTCTAACACACTATCTCACTGGCCTGGAAAAGATTGTGATTccaaagccatttaaaaatattgatcaaCTTGGAATTTTATCAAACATCACTATTTAAGCTATTACAGACAAAGACTCAATAGACTTAATTTTCCTGGGTCCACAGAAAGCTAGAATCTCAAAAGTATTGCTGGAATGTGTCTTGggacctttttattttattttttttaatttctgctaaCCACCTCTTTGATAATGGAATTCCTGGTGACTTAGACATCCATTGGTAGCACATTTCTTTATTAATACTGCTTCttttataagtttatttatttcaatagtattcttccttaaatgagggggaggaaaaaaaaaagaaaaaaaataaaaccttgaaaatcaAATGCACAAGTGAAACAAGCAGTGATTGGCTGACACCCCACGGCCAAGGGCAGGCTCCAGCAGGTTTCGGAGTAGCAAGGTCATCAGAGTATGGTGCATAATGGAGCATCATATTAGAGTGGAATTCAGCCAAACACAGTAATGTATGGATGTAGACgcatctgaaagaaggaaaataaagatttatgcaggtaaaaaaaaaagtgtgatgaatattttttccccagtatCTTCTACCCAATCAGAATGCTGTGGTAGAGGTTTTGGtgcagagatttttttatttactaattacctgtttgtaaataataaaaatgcccAGGGTGGGTAAAGTTAACTCATCAGATGAATCCTACTCGGAagctttattagtttttttttgtttgtacaCAGCATTAGAGTTCAATATAAACATCACCAAATTCCTGAAAATAAACTTTGATTCCGCCTTTAAAACATTAATTCACCAGAAGTGATAATTAAGATTAGTTTtagtggtttcagctcagttcttcTTGGAATGTGATTTCTCCCACAACACTAATGCTAAATAAAGCCTGTGTAATGTTCTGAAACGGAGTCCCtgctttaaaaaagattctaaaggcttttaaaataaataagagagaaaagtagAGCTGACTCAAGATCTATATGAACAGATCTTATTGTTTCTATGGAGTCACAGTAAATAAATGGATGGGGAGCCTTGCTATAGTCCAGAAATTGCTTATATACAGCTTAAACATAAAGCTCTAAATAATTATTATACTAAATTTCCAACATAACctctaccactcttctctctcaggaaaaGATATGGTGGCAAAATATCTAATAGCATTGGTGACAATTGTGAAGCAATGGTTATCACAgtatattcagtttttaaaacagttcaaattttatttttgaaattaataaagTCCATCATTAGCATTTTATCACTATATAAATTTAAACTTGATACATTGGATTGGTTAACTGCCTAACAAAAGAGGCAATCcaactgaaaaatttaaaaatgtcacattcttttaaaatttgctagaaaacaaaattaaagaaaagttagTTCACAACTGTGTGTTAAGGGCACTATGAAGGTAGAGCACAACGGCAAAGTTGGCAAAATGCAAAGGAGCAGAGAAGCCAGACAAAATCATCCATATTGATGAAAAAGGTAAAAGATTATTCTGATTAGAATTCGTATAAGCTTTCTATACATACAGCATAGAAAGCTTCTATTAATTTCTATTAAGATTATGTTTTTATTGAGGATATACTAATCCCAGATAGAAGCTTACATCCTGTTGTCATGGttctgttaaaattaaaaattctgtcaaTTAACCTGTTGCATATATGTTTTAAACTATGTTAAGTTACTTCAATGAGTGTAATCAATTGTTATTCTACATAGGGAAAAAGAACCATTAATTTCCTTTGAATAGCTATAAAATTTGAATTATAATTTCTCCAATAATTTACAGATTAAAAACTAGAgcctaggggtgcctaggtggctcagtgggttaaagcctctgccttcagctcgggtcatggtctcagggtcctgggatcgagtcccacatcggtctctctgctcagcgggagcctgcttcctcctctctctctctctgcctgcctctctgcctacttgtgatctgtcaaataaataaataaaatattaaaaaaaaaaaaaaaactagagccTAAAGCAGAATTACATCCTATTGTAAAAAATTCAGTCTTTCTAATCAAATATACAGTTATACATACACAGGTAAATCTCAGATTTCTTTctctattgaaatatatatagtgAAAATTATGTGACTTCAATTTTATTCATAGAGATAAAAAATAGAACCAGAACACTGGCCTCTACATTCCATGACTTGTATCCACATTGTATCCTCAATAATCTTGTGATCTTAGCcaaattattttatcataaaGCCTTCAACTTCTTAAGTTTCATTACATCAGTCAAGGAACCAGCAGAAAACCAAATTCACACCTCAATGGTACAGAGAGATAAAGGCCTCAGTCTCTCTTCATATAAAATGAGGGAACTGGTTTGGATgatatcttttaattaaaaaatgtgatgACTCCAGTGATTTTTAGATACAAACATTAATtgttgattatattttctttcagttttgtatATGTTTAAAGTTCAAATATGTTCTGTTTATTAATGTATGAATATCACAATGAAATAAAAGTCCAATGGTGCCATACTTAGtttatatgaatatatctgtatgtgtttgtgtgtgcagagagacagagaaagaaaaagaaataacaggtgtaCATTTTCCCACATTTATAAGGTATGTAATTACTCCAAAATAGAAGATAACAGGAAAGAATGATTTTGCTATATTTATCCAGCTGCATGATTTACTTAAAATCTATAAATTGACTTTGTGGTCTCATGTCTAAGTTATTAATTGACTTGGGATAAGTTTGAGATAAGTTTCAGATTGTCATACCTgacataaaaatttataaatgcaaGGTAAATCAGATCAGTGGATGACCCTTTCCTTATTCATAGACATCCAGAGATCTAGGTAATGTTGCTTTAGTAGATATCTCCTGACGAAAAACATAACCTTTCATCAGTTATTAGCCACTCGTCTATTACATCAGGCCAAATGTAACAGAAATTTCACCATATGCAGATGCCCTGTACCTCCTGAAAGATTTCTGGTTGTACACAGAAGAATCATATTGTAGAAATTATGCTTATCGAAATGAGACTAGAAGCTATGGTTGGCATCACTCTGCAGATGCGTTCCTACTATAATATGTATGATGTAATGTGCATACACGAACAAACTGATATTTACTTTTTTCAGTGCTGAAAACTCTAATAGATGATGGCAAGTCATCCATTTGCTTCCAGACTGGAAGTAACTTAAGAAATAATTTCTGCCGTATTTTTTACTAAGTATACAATGAATATATTGAACACAATTTGAGCACTTAaagagaatattattcagactCCATTCTGCagttccaaaggcaagggaaactatCACTGGATTTAATATGAATTTTTCTTGAGCATTTCTGCATCAGctacaaatggatttttaaattaatgtttattcAGGCTGTATCTTCCTTACTCTTGCCAAAAGTAAAGTACTTTACTTTCCATTtactaaatacaataaaatttttacttgCCAGTGCGTTATCTAAATAAGAGCATGGCATGAATAAACTCAACAGGacctaaaaataataaacaaagtaGTGACTATACTTTCATATGTTTACTAATCTTCTGGAATTATACTATTctttaagaaaattgaaaaaatatttaacacataATACGACTCTGAAGattataaaataagtagaaaaatagaatgcctttgcttttattttataagtcAAAAGCACAATTGTATTTCCAAGTCACAAAACTTGAACAACCACTAAAACCAGGTTTACCAAGCAAAggaaagttggacacttaatctcAATAATGCTGTCAATGATCCACATTAGGCTCAACTAGACACATTATTTAGTTGAGAGCAAAGGCTATTGTTTTAACTGCAAAGATCTGAACTATGGAAACCTGGGCTACATCATCAGTTTTGCTAAGGTGtgattttcagaaagaaagaaataaaaaatacagcaaCTCTGCAACACACATCTTTTAGATTCTGCCAAAGAGTAACTACAGAAGcttgatttaaaaatttctagaCCCAGTGAAAACAAGccaaaaaggggggaggggcattaTTTACAAACTTGTTTCCATAAAGCTGTTTAACTTATTACAATATAACCATTACCAGGATTTAAAAGCAACACTTTGAAATGTCTAATTATCATGAAGAGGAAAACACTGTAAACAAATACCCTATCCATTATATCACAGGTAAAGAACTATGTTAAAGCAATTCAAGATAATTATAAATACAATGAAGACTTTATGTCAGATGAAATCTTTGATTTTTAATGAATCCCTATCATAAGGAATTAAAATATGGCATCCCTCAGGGTTTTTCTTAGATAAATTCAATATCAAAGGGGAGAATTATAACAAAAcctgtgttctttattttattttatatcaaatttaaacacagaaaatacattttggcAGTTGTTTTTAGGTACAgctaatatcttttaaaaaataaaaatggaaaatcatcTACTTATGgcacaaacaaaaatcagaacaaaaaagATCCTGTTTACTGTGTCAGATGTCTAAACAGAATGTAACTTTGTAAATGGATCCCTTGTCCCCTGACAGCAATATTGAAGAGATGAAGAGTATCAATTACTATTACTAATTACATTAAGGGGAATGTATTTCAttctcctttatttcattttgtttcagctATTTATTATGGTAAAAACTTTACACATCTTTTGAATACCTAACAACATAGAAGTTTTCCAGTCACTTTTGGCAAACTGCATGATTTATACCAATGGCTTTGCAGGTTTTCTATTTTGGTATACAGACTTCTTTGCTCTGTTAAGAGTCTCTAACACCATACATTAGTTTATTTATAAGCATATCACTTTGCCTTTTAAATAGGATGCCACAGCAGTCTTGGTATTGGCTGTCTTAAATATTCAAGAATATAGAgccaaactcatttgatgaggcaAATAAAGCTTAAGTGACAGCACAGAACACAGGAACGGGTtgtataaaatatctataaatcTGCCACCTGCTATGTCCATTCCGAAGTTTAAGATTGtgcaatttaaaatgtaaatgcctTTCAGCCATGGGACAAAACATCCCATTAAGATGACAGTGAAGAAGTAAACATTCTGAAGAAAGatgttttcatatactttttgCACTACATGTTATCATTTTCCAAGGAAATTTCTATAGACCTTAATTTATCTGTGGGTGTTCCTAAACCATCTTAGAAAAGTAGTATTATTTTACCTGGACATGTCCTTATTTACAAAATGGATAGAAGtaccaaaaacagaacaaaagtctTCTTCTTCTTACTCCAGGTAAAGCAATAGCACAATAAATATAACCTTCCACTTAGTAAATTGCAggttaaaagaaataagtaaCTCAGGCTCACAAGCATCACATATTTTCAAAAGCCATTTAATGTAATGAAGTTCAAGCCTATATTTTCTTGGATTGCTGTGGTAATTGGATATAAAATCATgtgaagtctgtttctccttaaCCAAATAGCTGCAGTAAAGTACTATAAGTAGCAAATATTTCTTtaggaaattgatttttaaaactatgaaagcAGTAAGGAATTAATATCTCTTTTCTATGTCTTTAATGAGCCCATCAGTAACATCTTTAATGACACTATAAAGCAAGTTTTTCTTTGGCCTTAATTCTTCCCACATTGCACATTCCACATGCAAAGcatatttaatagaaaaactATTATTTGATATTATTTGTCAATCATAGATGTGTTTTTCGAGATGAGCTCTTGTGATAAGAAATATGTGGCATTTTATTAGTGGGGCTACTACAGCATTAGACACAGCAGTTTCCAAAAGGTTTTACTTGCCGAATGTCAGACCTTGGTGGGTGTAAAAAGTAAACTTTGGGAGCATTACATATATCACAAAAGcaaaacttacaaaaataaattttctgttttctgaagttatctcaaaatatgtttttttaaaactccatatCTCACTGAAAAACAACAGTATTGAATATTCCATATAAACATAATAATGTCAGGATATCACAAGGCAGACCAAAATTTTCTTTTACACAGTGCATCATACAAGAACATTTCTGCTGTTCAGCTTAAATGATAAATGGATCATGCACTTTACTTTTGCTTATAAACTTTGAATACCAAATACGAAGAATGCAAGTGCTAACTTCATAGCTTCCCAGAAGTCCAGTTGTTACAGacactgaagtatttaaaatGCAGTTTTGCATAATATTTGTGTatcattaaatgtttttaaatcaacattttTGTCAACGTAATCAGTATTTAAGTATCTCAGTCTTGCTACTATATTTGCATGAACCAGCCTCCATGATCTGTACAATCCTACATAATACATAACACAGATAAAACTTTTATAGTGTTCAATTTGCATAGGCACCAGTAGTAACTTTAGaaattccccccctcccccgggatGTAATTATACACTGAGTAGCCacaaatcaaaataatttcaggTTAAAGCTAACCACCCAaaccatatatacatatttatcctgaaaatagaaaatgtaagatGAATTAGTACTGTCAAGGATAAAGAGATGTACAAAACACTGCCTACTTTGAATACATTCTTCGATAGCTTAGTAAATGCTGGTTTGGTAAGTTGCAAAATACAAGGGGGCATCTCGCGCAGATGGCCTGTGGTCAATTAATGACCTATGAATTCACATTAATTCACtgctattaaattttttaaataatagctttaaaagagaaaacaaaacttcaCAGAAGATGTTCTGTCTCAGATTTACTAGCCTTCTGTGGGATATTTAGATATATTTGGAACACATCTTACCTGTTTGCTGTACTTGTTATTGGTTTGACAGCTGTATTCAGAGCAGTGATCTGATCCAATTGAAATGTTGTCTCCTGCTCCCACAAAGGTGTTGGCTGGTGGTAGATCTTGTACGGCCTGGTGTTTTTTTCCTGCAGTTGGTGACTGGGGGTGAAGCTGGACAGTAGGCAATGGAGAGCTAGATTTGTAATGCCTGGCCAGGTCAGGACTGCCAGGCCCCCCATTAACAGATCGGTATCGCCCCATGCTTGGGCTATCTGACAGCTTCTCATTGACACTATCATACCTCTGTCCATTTGGTTTAGAAGCTTCTACAGTGACAATGCTGCTGTAGAGAGGCTgcttagattttttgtttttcttgtcctttttagGCTTTTTAGATTTGTCGTGCTGCTGGGGTGTAAAAAAGTCTTCGTGATCCTTTTTGCCAGCTTcatagccatttttatttttggaccGGCAGTACCTTGCCATCACTACAATTAAGATGATTAGAATCACTGTCATAATTCCAGCAACCACCCCAATGACAATACTGAGTCTCTGCTTGCTAATTTCGTAACTTGGGTCACCAGCTATATCCTGGGTGAGTGGGGTGTGCAAACTTCTGGCTATCTGGGAGTCAATCACAGTTGCATTAGAAACACTTTCATTGACAAACACATGCACCAGAGTTGTGGTGGACTGGGAAGGCTGCCCACTATCATTCACTTGCACAACCAACCTGTGCAAGCCATAATGCTTTTGGGTGAGTTTTCCCACTAAGGAAACCACACCACTGGTGGAATCAATCTCAAACAGCTTGAAGGGATTCCCTCCCACAATGCTGTAGTTAAGGTCTGCATTGATGCCATCGTCACTGTCTGTTGCCAACACTGTAGCTACTACTGTCCTGACATTACTCGAAGGTGGCAGTAAAGTGTAGGAAATGTTTCTGGGAAGGGTCACGGTGGGAGCATTGTCATTCTCATCCATCACAAAGAGAGAGACTGTGGCTGTGGCGGATCTGGGAGGATCTCCCCCATCCACAGCCTTGACTCTGAATGTGTATGTGGTCTGATGTTCCCGGTCAAAAGACATTGTGGAGTAAATGGTCCCCgtgtcattctcaatggaaaaaatgTTACTGTTTTCTTCGATGTAGAGGCTCATCTCCGCATTGCGCCCCTTGTCAGCATCCATCACCGTGACCATCCCCACAGGGCTGTTGGGCTGCAAGTTTTCTTTCACATAAAAGGTAAAGACGTCCTGCATAAACTTAGGGTCATTGTCATTCTTGTCAGCCACCTGCACAATCACCGTGGTGCTGCCCTGCAGCACTGGGATGCCTTTGTCTTTGGCGTTAACTTTAAACTCATACCTGTCTGTCTGCTCTCGGTCCAGCACCGTATTGACAAGGATGTCCCCAGAATCAGGATCGATGGCAAAGATCCCCATAACGGAAGAATCCAGAGAGTAGGCAATCTCTGCATTTTTCCCACTGTCGGCGTCTGTCGCCAGCACCGTGGCCACCCTCTCTCCAGGGATGTTATTCTCGGGAAAGTACACCTCCACCACCGACTGGCCAAAGACGGGCGGG
It encodes:
- the PCDH7 gene encoding protocadherin-7 isoform X8 gives rise to the protein MLRMRTAGWARGWCLGCCLLLPLSLSLAAAKQLLRYRLAEEGPADVRIGNVASDLGIVTGSGEVTFSLESGSEYLKIDNLTGELSTSERRIDREKLPQCQMIFDENECFLDFEVSVIGPSQSWVDLFEGRVIVLDINDNTPTFPSPVLTLTVEENRPVGTLYLLPTATDRDFGRNGIERYELLQEPGGGGGGGGGGGSGGGGEGRRSGPADSAPYPGGGGNGASGGGPGGSKRRPDAPEGGGGTNPGGRSSVFELQVADTPDGEKQPQLIVKGALDREQRDSYELTLRVRDGGDPPRSSQAILRVLITDVNDNSPRFEKSVYEADLAENSAPGTPILQLRAADLDVGVNGQIEYVFGAATESVRRLLRLDETSGWLSVLHRIDREEVNQLRFTVMARDRGQPPKTDKATVVLNIKDENDNVPSIEIRKIGRIPLKDGVANVAEDVLVDTPIALVQVSDRDQGENGVVTCTVVGDVPFQLKPASDTEGDQNKKKYFLHTSTPLDYETTREFNVVIVAVDSGSPSLSSNNSLVVKVGDTNDNPPVFGQSVVEVYFPENNIPGERVATVLATDADSGKNAEIAYSLDSSVMGIFAIDPDSGDILVNTVLDREQTDRYEFKVNAKDKGIPVLQGSTTVIVQVADKNDNDPKFMQDVFTFYVKENLQPNSPVGMVTVMDADKGRNAEMSLYIEENSNIFSIENDTGTIYSTMSFDREHQTTYTFRVKAVDGGDPPRSATATVSLFVMDENDNAPTVTLPRNISYTLLPPSSNVRTVVATVLATDSDDGINADLNYSIVGGNPFKLFEIDSTSGVVSLVGKLTQKHYGLHRLVVQVNDSGQPSQSTTTLVHVFVNESVSNATVIDSQIARSLHTPLTQDIAGDPSYEISKQRLSIVIGVVAGIMTVILIILIVVMARYCRSKNKNGYEAGKKDHEDFFTPQQHDKSKKPKKDKKNKKSKQPLYSSIVTVEASKPNGQRYDSVNEKLSDSPSMGRYRSVNGGPGSPDLARHYKSSSPLPTVQLHPQSPTAGKKHQAVQDLPPANTFVGAGDNISIGSDHCSEYSCQTNNKYSKQMRLHPYITVFG